The Lewinellaceae bacterium genome has a segment encoding these proteins:
- a CDS encoding YjbQ family protein, giving the protein MIQQTSFSLPAFPRGFHLITREVLNHLPELPQTGLLHLFIKHTSAGLTINENADASVRTDFENIFNRLVPENMSFLQHTLEGPDDMPAHIKTALTDTSLFIPITNGQLNLGTWQGIYLCEFRNHGGNRKLVATVMGD; this is encoded by the coding sequence ATGATCCAACAAACGAGCTTCAGCCTGCCTGCTTTCCCGAGGGGATTCCATCTGATTACCCGCGAAGTGCTGAACCATCTGCCTGAATTGCCACAAACAGGCCTGCTTCATCTTTTCATCAAGCATACTTCTGCCGGATTGACTATAAACGAGAATGCGGACGCTTCGGTAAGGACGGATTTTGAAAATATCTTCAACAGGCTTGTTCCTGAAAATATGTCCTTCCTGCAACATACCCTGGAAGGCCCCGACGATATGCCGGCTCATATTAAAACAGCTCTTACCGACACCTCTCTTTTTATTCCGATCACCAACGGGCAGCTCAACCTGGGCACCTGGCAGGGAATATATCTTTGTGAATTCAGAAACCATGGTGGTAATAGGAAACTCGTGGCAACTGTGATGGGGGATTGA
- a CDS encoding aconitate hydratase, whose translation MAFDIEMIRAHYARFANRVNEAKKVLGSPLTLAEKILYAHLHEDSPLEKYERGKSYVFFAPDRVAMQDATAQMALLQFMMAGRDKVAVPSTVHCDHLIQAKVNSKIDLKVAEDINSEVYAFLQSVSNKYGIGFWKPGSGIIHQVVLENYAFPGGMMIGTDSHTVNAGGLGMVAIGVGGADAVDVMAGMAWELKMPKLIGVKLTGKLSGWTAPKDVILKVAGILTVKGGTGAIVEYFGEGAQSISCTGKGTICNMGAEIGATTSTFGYDDSMERYLRATERSEVADMANQVREHLTGDPEVYANPEKYFDQVIEIDLSELEPHLNGPFTPDLATPVSKMKEVLATVDWPRKIEVGLIGSCTNSSYEDLTRAASIAKQVKDKHLVMKSELDINPGSEQVRYTAERDGLLELFTDIGANLFTNACGPCIGQWDRAGAEKKEKNTIVHSFNRNFSKRADGNPNTHAFVGSPELVAALAIAGDLGFNPMTDTLTNDKGEQVKLDPPFGEELPSKGFDVEDAGYNAPAKDGSGVQVVVDPASDRLQLLTPFEPLTQDGMKGMRLLIKAKGKCTTDHISMAGPWLTYRGHLENISNNCFIGAINYFNNEANKVLNLETGQYMAVPDSARAYKNAGIGTVVFGEENYGEGSSREHAAMEPRFLGVKAVIVKSFARIHETNLKKQGMLGLTFVNPADYEKIRQDDKIDLLGFDEMAPGKNIKVVLHHSDGTEDTFEVAHTYNKAQIDWVRAGSALNKIREELG comes from the coding sequence ATGGCATTCGACATTGAAATGATAAGGGCGCATTACGCCCGTTTCGCCAACAGAGTAAATGAAGCAAAAAAGGTGTTGGGTTCCCCACTCACACTTGCTGAAAAAATTCTTTATGCTCACCTCCACGAGGATTCACCATTAGAAAAATATGAAAGAGGGAAAAGTTATGTTTTTTTCGCCCCCGATCGTGTAGCCATGCAGGATGCAACAGCCCAAATGGCTCTTTTGCAATTTATGATGGCTGGCCGAGATAAAGTAGCGGTTCCTTCAACGGTTCATTGCGACCACCTCATTCAGGCAAAGGTGAATTCCAAAATTGACCTGAAAGTAGCAGAAGACATTAACTCTGAGGTTTATGCCTTTCTTCAGTCGGTTTCGAATAAATACGGTATTGGTTTCTGGAAACCGGGCTCCGGCATCATACACCAGGTAGTTCTGGAAAATTATGCTTTCCCCGGGGGAATGATGATCGGAACAGATTCCCATACCGTAAATGCAGGTGGATTAGGCATGGTTGCCATTGGTGTTGGAGGGGCTGATGCCGTGGATGTGATGGCAGGAATGGCCTGGGAACTTAAAATGCCAAAGCTCATCGGCGTAAAACTGACAGGAAAACTAAGTGGTTGGACCGCGCCAAAAGATGTAATCCTTAAAGTGGCCGGCATTCTTACCGTGAAAGGAGGAACCGGTGCCATTGTTGAATATTTCGGAGAAGGAGCCCAAAGTATTTCCTGTACCGGTAAAGGTACCATCTGTAATATGGGTGCAGAGATCGGAGCGACGACCTCTACTTTCGGGTATGATGATTCTATGGAGCGTTACCTTAGGGCTACCGAGCGTAGTGAGGTCGCTGATATGGCCAATCAGGTCAGAGAACACCTCACGGGTGACCCCGAAGTATATGCCAATCCTGAAAAATATTTTGACCAGGTGATCGAGATCGATCTTTCTGAACTCGAACCTCACCTGAACGGTCCTTTTACTCCTGACCTGGCAACGCCTGTTTCGAAAATGAAGGAAGTGCTGGCAACCGTCGACTGGCCCAGGAAAATAGAGGTAGGGTTGATTGGCTCATGTACAAACTCCTCTTACGAGGATCTTACCCGTGCCGCTTCCATCGCAAAACAGGTAAAAGACAAACATCTGGTCATGAAATCAGAACTGGATATTAACCCTGGTTCAGAACAGGTCAGGTATACGGCGGAAAGGGATGGATTACTGGAGCTTTTTACCGATATCGGGGCCAACCTCTTCACCAATGCATGTGGCCCGTGTATCGGGCAATGGGATCGTGCAGGCGCCGAGAAAAAAGAAAAAAATACTATCGTTCATTCTTTTAACCGAAATTTCTCCAAACGGGCTGACGGGAACCCCAATACTCACGCTTTCGTAGGTTCCCCGGAGTTGGTGGCTGCCCTGGCTATCGCCGGAGATTTAGGGTTTAATCCCATGACCGATACGCTTACCAATGACAAAGGAGAGCAGGTGAAACTCGATCCTCCTTTTGGGGAAGAATTGCCTTCAAAAGGTTTTGATGTTGAAGATGCGGGCTACAATGCCCCGGCTAAGGACGGTAGCGGGGTTCAGGTTGTCGTGGATCCCGCATCAGATCGTTTGCAGCTGCTTACGCCATTTGAGCCATTGACACAAGATGGTATGAAAGGCATGCGCCTGTTGATCAAAGCAAAAGGAAAGTGTACTACGGATCATATCTCCATGGCAGGCCCCTGGTTGACCTACAGAGGACACCTCGAAAATATTTCGAACAACTGCTTTATTGGAGCCATTAATTACTTCAACAACGAAGCCAACAAGGTGCTGAATCTCGAAACGGGCCAGTATATGGCTGTTCCTGACTCGGCAAGAGCTTATAAAAATGCAGGGATAGGCACGGTTGTTTTCGGAGAAGAAAATTACGGTGAAGGTTCATCCCGCGAACACGCTGCGATGGAGCCACGTTTCCTCGGAGTGAAGGCAGTTATTGTGAAGTCCTTTGCCCGTATTCATGAAACCAACCTGAAAAAACAGGGCATGCTCGGTCTTACCTTTGTGAATCCTGCCGATTATGAAAAGATTCGCCAGGATGATAAAATCGACCTTTTAGGGTTTGATGAAATGGCTCCGGGTAAGAACATTAAAGTGGTGCTGCACCATTCAGATGGTACTGAGGATACTTTCGAAGTGGCGCATACTTACAATAAAGCCCAGATCGATTGGGTTCGTGCAGGTTCTGCATTAAATAAAATCAGGGAAGAACTGGGGTAA
- a CDS encoding UDP-2,3-diacylglucosamine diphosphatase, which translates to MKKHQKRKIDVLVISDVHLGTFGCRAKELLNYLNTVNPQTLVLNGDIIDIWQFNKHFFPSSHMKVIKHLTSLLAKGTKVYYVTGNHDEMLRKFKGLRLGSFEIVNKIVLEIDGRKAWIFHGDVFDVSMKHSKWLAKLGGLGYDLLIMINTLFNFVSQKILGRGRISLSKRIKNGVKSALNHINNFEETAADIAISNGYDFVICGHIHQPKMREIINQEGGRVMYMNSGDWIENLSALEYAKGEWTIYDYFNDPVVQQINQKEQSKQPQEVMQIDYSSKQLLFELVEEFKVSGFRV; encoded by the coding sequence ATGAAAAAACATCAAAAACGAAAAATCGATGTGCTCGTGATCTCGGATGTGCACCTTGGAACCTTTGGTTGCAGGGCAAAGGAATTGTTGAATTATCTGAATACAGTGAATCCGCAAACCCTGGTCTTAAACGGAGACATCATAGACATTTGGCAATTCAATAAGCATTTTTTTCCCAGCTCACACATGAAGGTGATTAAACATCTGACTTCTTTATTGGCGAAGGGCACAAAAGTATATTATGTCACGGGAAATCACGACGAAATGCTCCGAAAATTCAAGGGACTCAGACTGGGGTCTTTTGAGATCGTCAATAAGATCGTGCTCGAAATTGACGGGCGCAAAGCGTGGATTTTCCATGGTGACGTTTTTGATGTAAGTATGAAACATTCCAAATGGCTGGCAAAACTTGGAGGTTTGGGGTATGACCTGCTTATTATGATCAATACCCTTTTTAATTTCGTGAGTCAAAAAATACTGGGAAGAGGGCGAATCTCACTTTCCAAAAGAATAAAGAATGGGGTAAAAAGTGCCTTAAATCATATAAATAATTTCGAAGAAACTGCTGCGGATATAGCCATCTCCAACGGGTATGATTTTGTCATCTGCGGGCATATTCATCAGCCCAAAATGCGGGAAATTATCAACCAGGAAGGAGGACGGGTTATGTATATGAATTCGGGCGATTGGATCGAAAACCTTTCTGCTCTTGAATATGCCAAGGGTGAATGGACTATATATGATTATTTTAATGATCCGGTGGTTCAGCAAATCAACCAGAAAGAACAATCCAAACAACCACAAGAAGTTATGCAAATAGATTACTCCAGTAAGCAGCTATTGTTTGAGCTGGTGGAAGAGTTTAAGGTTAGCGGTTTCCGGGTTTAG
- a CDS encoding glucose-1-phosphate adenylyltransferase, whose product MIKMISLILGGGAGSRLYPLTSKRSKPAVPIGGKYRLIDIPISNCLNSNVRRMFVVTQYNSASLNQHIKNSYNFDNFSHGFVDILAAEQTPTSENWFQGTADAVRQSMKHLTKHDYDYILILSGDQLYQMDFEKLAQYHIKQKAELTIATIPVNAKDAPGFGIMKVNEKGYIERFIEKPTAEVLDDWKSPVTEQHEAAGKHFLASMGIYIFNKKSLKFFLDQNDKAMDFGKNIIPFAIENGHKVASYSFDGYWTDIGTIGSFYEANIALTDDIPKFNLFDREKPIYTRARLLAPSKIFGTWFNQAIVAEGCFIHAKKVERSVIGIRSRIGENTDISNSIIMGNDYYETIDQILDESTISLGIGKNCFLRNVIVDKNCRIGNNVHIHGSVALDDAKEKTHYIRDGVVVIPKGTVIPDGTHIGLNWAGDKSH is encoded by the coding sequence ATGATAAAAATGATCTCACTTATTTTAGGCGGCGGAGCCGGATCACGACTATATCCTTTGACCAGCAAACGCTCTAAACCTGCCGTACCCATCGGTGGAAAATACCGACTTATTGACATTCCGATCTCCAATTGTCTGAATTCAAATGTGAGGAGAATGTTTGTGGTCACACAATACAACTCGGCCTCTTTAAATCAACATATTAAAAATTCCTACAATTTCGACAATTTCAGTCATGGTTTTGTAGACATTCTGGCGGCGGAACAAACACCTACCAGCGAAAACTGGTTCCAGGGAACCGCCGACGCGGTACGCCAATCCATGAAACACCTGACAAAGCACGATTACGATTATATCCTCATCCTTTCAGGGGATCAGCTCTACCAGATGGATTTCGAAAAACTGGCTCAATATCATATTAAGCAAAAAGCTGAGCTGACCATAGCCACTATCCCCGTCAACGCAAAAGATGCACCGGGTTTTGGTATTATGAAAGTCAATGAAAAGGGGTACATCGAAAGGTTTATTGAAAAACCGACCGCCGAAGTACTTGACGACTGGAAATCCCCGGTAACCGAACAGCATGAAGCTGCCGGAAAACATTTCCTGGCCTCAATGGGTATTTACATTTTTAATAAAAAAAGCCTCAAATTTTTCCTCGATCAGAACGACAAGGCCATGGACTTTGGCAAAAATATCATTCCTTTTGCCATCGAAAACGGCCATAAAGTGGCCAGTTATTCTTTTGACGGATACTGGACAGATATCGGAACCATTGGTTCTTTTTACGAAGCCAATATTGCCCTGACGGACGATATTCCGAAGTTTAACCTTTTTGACCGGGAAAAACCCATTTACACCCGGGCACGTCTTCTGGCACCATCAAAAATTTTTGGCACCTGGTTTAACCAGGCCATTGTAGCTGAAGGTTGCTTTATCCATGCAAAAAAAGTGGAACGTTCCGTCATTGGGATCAGATCGAGAATTGGAGAAAATACCGACATATCCAACTCCATCATCATGGGTAACGATTATTACGAAACCATTGACCAAATCCTGGACGAATCAACCATTAGCCTGGGAATCGGTAAAAATTGTTTTCTAAGAAATGTTATCGTCGATAAAAACTGTCGCATTGGAAATAATGTCCACATCCATGGAAGTGTTGCACTTGACGATGCGAAGGAGAAAACCCATTATATCAGGGACGGCGTCGTTGTCATCCCTAAAGGAACCGTCATCCCGGACGGCACCCATATCGGACTGAACTGGGCAGGTGATAAATCTCATTGA
- a CDS encoding glycogen/starch synthase produces the protein MQILHISAECYPAAKVGGLGDVVGALPKYLNALGVSTGVLIPKYKTKWIESQTFSPVYQGSTWLHNHNVWFRIEKLESTDLGFPLFVANIPDYFDRPGIYNDPAGYSYGDEIRRFMSFQQAALQWIIQSPGKPQIIHCHDHQVGIIPFMMKYCPEYNWALGNTPTVFTIHNGEYHGTFGWDKMYLLPHFENFARGVLDWKNAITPLAAAIKSSWRITTVSPSYLEELKSSSGGLEPLLIHEQHKSIGIINGIDAAVWDPKTDPYISDTLKRSVSAFKKKNKETLKSSFPLNMALPLVTFIGRLAKEKGADMIPDLVHSIMHSGLDVAIAILGTGDPDLHGSLAYLNHLYPGRFHARLEYNEGLAHQLYAGSDFLLMPSRVEPCGLNQMYAMAYGTVPIVRSVGGLKDTVIDMGEPDGSGCGFRFNNFTIHDAHTSIYRATQLYKDTKALNEVREKIMALDFSWEASAKAYKNVYDELLGLI, from the coding sequence ATGCAAATCCTTCACATCAGCGCCGAATGTTATCCAGCTGCTAAGGTGGGCGGTTTAGGCGATGTTGTTGGTGCCTTACCCAAATACCTTAATGCCCTGGGCGTATCTACGGGAGTGCTTATTCCGAAATACAAAACAAAGTGGATCGAGAGCCAGACTTTCTCTCCTGTTTATCAGGGCAGTACCTGGCTCCACAATCATAATGTCTGGTTCAGAATTGAAAAGCTGGAATCCACAGACCTTGGATTTCCTCTTTTTGTGGCCAATATTCCTGACTATTTTGACCGGCCCGGTATTTACAATGATCCTGCAGGTTATAGTTATGGCGACGAAATTCGCCGATTCATGTCTTTTCAGCAGGCAGCCCTTCAGTGGATCATTCAAAGCCCCGGAAAACCGCAGATCATCCATTGCCATGATCACCAGGTAGGCATCATTCCTTTTATGATGAAATACTGCCCCGAATACAATTGGGCCCTGGGCAATACGCCTACCGTTTTTACCATTCACAATGGAGAATATCATGGTACCTTTGGCTGGGACAAAATGTATTTATTGCCTCATTTCGAAAACTTTGCCCGCGGCGTGCTGGATTGGAAAAATGCCATTACCCCTTTAGCGGCAGCCATAAAATCTTCCTGGCGCATTACTACGGTTTCTCCAAGTTACCTGGAAGAACTAAAAAGCAGTTCAGGAGGGCTTGAACCATTGCTCATCCATGAACAACATAAATCTATAGGCATCATCAATGGCATTGATGCGGCCGTGTGGGACCCGAAAACAGACCCCTATATTTCAGACACTTTAAAAAGGAGTGTTTCGGCCTTTAAGAAAAAAAACAAAGAAACTTTAAAGTCCAGTTTTCCGCTCAACATGGCCCTGCCCCTGGTAACTTTTATCGGAAGGCTGGCCAAGGAAAAAGGAGCCGACATGATCCCTGACCTCGTGCATAGCATTATGCACAGCGGTCTTGATGTTGCCATTGCGATTCTGGGAACGGGAGACCCTGATCTTCACGGTAGCCTGGCTTACCTGAACCACCTTTACCCCGGTCGTTTCCATGCCCGGCTGGAATACAATGAAGGATTAGCTCATCAGTTATACGCCGGATCGGATTTCTTGTTGATGCCTTCAAGGGTGGAGCCATGCGGACTCAACCAGATGTATGCCATGGCTTATGGCACGGTACCAATCGTTCGTTCCGTCGGCGGATTAAAAGATACGGTAATCGATATGGGTGAGCCTGACGGAAGCGGCTGTGGATTCCGTTTCAACAATTTCACTATTCATGATGCCCATACCTCCATTTACCGGGCCACTCAACTTTATAAGGATACCAAGGCACTAAATGAAGTGAGGGAAAAAATTATGGCCCTCGATTTCTCATGGGAAGCCTCTGCAAAGGCCTATAAAAATGTATATGATGAATTACTCGGATTAATTTAA
- a CDS encoding type 2 isopentenyl-diphosphate Delta-isomerase produces MGSDENDPNAENRKRDHIDLAFKSRVEAARLDNRFYYEPMLSAHPDNKTGGDFNFLGKKMQVPIWVSSMTGGTEKAFTINSNLARACREFGMGMGLGSCRSLLSGDVRLKDFDFRKIIGDELPFYANLGVAQVEQLFQQGESYKIKMLIDRLNADGLILHINPLQEWLQPEGDRFIKPPLDNLKRLLDEMPGLSVIVKEVGQGFGPKSLEALLELPLAAIEFGAAGGTNFAMLEMLRDENKIEIFEGIARVGHTAEEMVGFINDILSGGKDKILCKQVIISGGVKDFLDGYYLTHKINASAIYGQASAFLKYAQGDYQTLHDYVETQVKGLALAEAFLTVR; encoded by the coding sequence ATTGGTTCAGACGAAAATGATCCTAATGCCGAAAACCGAAAACGGGACCATATAGATCTCGCTTTTAAATCCCGTGTTGAAGCGGCTCGTTTAGATAACCGGTTTTATTATGAACCCATGTTATCTGCCCACCCGGATAATAAGACCGGGGGAGATTTCAACTTCCTTGGCAAAAAAATGCAGGTCCCCATCTGGGTTTCAAGTATGACCGGCGGAACGGAAAAAGCTTTTACCATAAACAGTAATCTCGCAAGGGCGTGCCGTGAATTTGGCATGGGTATGGGCCTGGGATCATGCCGTTCTCTATTATCCGGAGATGTTCGTTTGAAAGATTTTGATTTCAGGAAAATTATCGGCGACGAACTTCCTTTTTATGCCAACCTCGGCGTGGCCCAGGTGGAACAACTGTTCCAGCAAGGCGAATCTTATAAAATAAAAATGTTGATCGACCGCCTGAATGCCGACGGTCTCATCCTCCATATCAATCCCTTACAGGAATGGCTTCAACCGGAAGGCGACCGTTTCATTAAACCACCACTTGACAACCTTAAACGCCTCCTGGACGAAATGCCAGGCTTGTCTGTCATCGTCAAGGAAGTCGGGCAGGGATTCGGCCCCAAAAGTCTCGAAGCACTGCTTGAACTGCCTTTAGCTGCCATCGAATTTGGTGCAGCAGGGGGCACAAACTTTGCCATGCTGGAAATGCTGAGGGATGAAAACAAGATCGAAATTTTTGAAGGGATCGCCAGGGTGGGGCATACCGCTGAAGAAATGGTCGGTTTTATCAATGACATCCTTTCCGGAGGGAAAGATAAAATTCTTTGCAAGCAGGTAATCATTTCGGGGGGCGTAAAAGACTTCCTTGACGGATACTATCTGACGCATAAAATCAATGCCTCTGCCATTTACGGTCAGGCATCGGCTTTTTTGAAATATGCGCAGGGAGATTACCAAACGCTCCATGACTACGTAGAAACACAGGTAAAAGGGTTGGCGCTCGCCGAGGCTTTTTTAACGGTACGATAA
- a CDS encoding pyridoxal-phosphate dependent enzyme: MKKLTAPPTLAQIEETHEAIKPFIHKTPVLTCQQLDNISGAHLFFKCENFQKIGAFKMRGATSAALRLTDEEKRAGLATHSSGNHAQAVALSAKLMNIPAHIVMPDVSPGIKVNATRGYGAQIYFCDNNQQAREDALDKVLQETGAAFIHPYDDYNVIAGQATASKELLEAVPELDIVLAPIGGGGLMSGTALLTKYLSGNTKVYGAEPQNVDDAWRSFTSGKLQKNTTVNTVADGLRTNLSERTFGIIQKYVDDIFTVSEDAILEAMMLIYERMKIVIEPSSAVPFAVVLAHPEIFKNKRTGIILSGGNVDLKQIFS, encoded by the coding sequence ATGAAAAAACTGACCGCACCACCAACATTAGCTCAAATTGAAGAGACTCATGAAGCCATTAAACCGTTTATTCATAAAACGCCGGTGCTCACCTGTCAACAATTAGATAACATCAGTGGAGCCCACTTGTTTTTTAAATGTGAAAATTTTCAAAAAATCGGTGCCTTCAAAATGCGCGGAGCTACCAGTGCCGCACTTCGTTTGACCGACGAAGAAAAGCGCGCAGGACTGGCAACCCATTCCTCCGGTAATCATGCCCAGGCCGTAGCACTAAGTGCTAAATTGATGAATATCCCGGCTCATATTGTCATGCCGGATGTATCCCCGGGAATCAAAGTGAATGCTACCCGGGGATATGGTGCACAGATTTATTTTTGTGACAATAACCAGCAGGCCCGCGAGGATGCCCTGGATAAAGTATTACAGGAAACGGGCGCCGCCTTTATTCACCCTTACGACGATTATAATGTTATTGCCGGACAGGCTACGGCCTCAAAAGAGCTGCTCGAAGCGGTTCCTGAACTGGATATTGTACTAGCCCCCATCGGCGGTGGCGGTCTGATGAGCGGAACCGCCCTGTTGACAAAATACCTGTCAGGAAATACCAAAGTATATGGAGCGGAACCTCAAAATGTGGACGACGCCTGGCGTTCCTTTACTTCCGGCAAACTCCAAAAAAACACCACAGTCAATACTGTTGCAGACGGGCTGCGGACCAATTTGAGTGAAAGAACATTTGGCATCATTCAAAAGTATGTGGATGATATTTTTACCGTTTCGGAAGATGCTATCCTGGAAGCAATGATGTTGATTTACGAACGAATGAAAATCGTCATTGAGCCTTCTTCCGCCGTTCCCTTTGCAGTGGTGCTCGCCCATCCTGAAATTTTCAAAAATAAAAGAACCGGTATTATTTTGAGCGGAGGAAATGTTGATTTGAAACAAATTTTTTCCTGA
- a CDS encoding SBBP repeat-containing protein, translating to MEKIIFLLLIIVFSITSKSQTLDWIKTVGGICEDVGNSIAINEEGDVFTIGYFCETVDFDPNNNMTNLTSDGFFDIFIQKLDSEGNLIFVKSMGGISDQKGNSIAVDKSNNIYSTGVYTGTSNFDPNDGISYLMGSENIYIQKLDESGNLIWAKGAGGLSHDTGMSITVDNVGNVYSTGFFSITAAFDFNDDTYNLTSSGSRDIFIQKLDSNGNLIWVRGMGGPNSDIGNSIAVDNLGNVYSTGYFSSISDFDPNEENSNFLISNGSWDIFIQKLDSEGNLVWAKGIGGTSDDVGNSIAIDNYGNIYTTGRFSGAVDFDPNDGTYYLEGEGEDIFIQKLDLEGNLIWAKRVGGSNNDIGYSITTDDENNIYITGHFSGAVDFDPNDGTYYLEGEGEDIFIQKLDSEGNLIWAKRVGGTGTGDGLSIKVDEMKNIYITGYFSGTIDFDPDENIFNSISAEGGPNDIFILKLTGELNVGLNYIQQSKVKLYPNPNSGQFNIEISEEVENARFEVVNNLGKKVYKGFLNKTASTINLPGLSSGIYHITIILDTGRKFYTKCILVD from the coding sequence ATGGAAAAAATAATATTTCTATTGCTTATAATAGTATTTAGCATAACATCAAAATCACAAACTCTTGACTGGATAAAAACAGTTGGAGGGATATGTGAGGATGTAGGGAATTCAATAGCAATAAATGAAGAAGGAGATGTTTTTACAATAGGATACTTTTGTGAAACGGTAGATTTTGATCCTAATAATAATATGACTAATCTTACTAGTGATGGATTTTTTGATATTTTCATACAAAAGCTGGATTCAGAAGGAAATTTGATTTTTGTTAAAAGCATGGGAGGAATTAGTGATCAAAAAGGAAACTCAATAGCTGTAGATAAATCAAATAATATTTATTCTACTGGTGTTTATACTGGAACTTCAAATTTTGATCCCAATGATGGTATCAGTTACTTGATGGGAAGTGAGAATATTTATATACAGAAACTTGATGAATCTGGAAATTTGATATGGGCTAAAGGTGCTGGAGGACTTAGCCATGATACAGGTATGTCGATTACAGTTGATAATGTTGGTAATGTTTATAGTACCGGTTTTTTTTCAATAACTGCAGCCTTTGATTTTAATGATGATACTTACAATTTGACAAGTTCCGGATCGAGAGATATTTTTATCCAAAAACTAGATTCAAATGGTAATTTAATTTGGGTAAGAGGGATGGGAGGTCCTAACTCAGATATAGGGAATTCTATTGCTGTTGATAATTTAGGTAATGTTTATAGTACTGGATATTTTTCTTCAATTTCAGATTTTGATCCTAATGAAGAGAATAGTAATTTCTTAATCTCAAATGGTAGTTGGGATATTTTTATACAAAAGCTAGATTCAGAAGGAAATTTGGTCTGGGCTAAGGGAATTGGAGGAACTAGTGATGATGTTGGAAATTCAATAGCAATAGATAATTACGGTAATATATATACTACTGGTAGATTTAGCGGGGCAGTTGATTTTGACCCCAATGATGGCACCTATTATTTAGAAGGCGAAGGTGAAGATATTTTTATCCAAAAATTAGATTTAGAAGGAAACTTAATTTGGGCAAAAAGGGTCGGAGGAAGTAACAATGATATTGGATATTCTATAACAACAGACGATGAAAATAATATATATATTACAGGACATTTTTCAGGGGCAGTTGATTTTGACCCCAATGATGGCACCTATTATTTAGAAGGCGAAGGTGAAGATATTTTTATCCAAAAATTAGATTCAGAAGGAAACTTAATTTGGGCAAAAAGGGTCGGAGGAACGGGAACTGGAGATGGACTTTCTATAAAGGTAGATGAAATGAAAAATATTTATATTACTGGTTATTTTTCAGGAACTATAGATTTCGATCCAGATGAAAATATTTTTAATTCCATTTCTGCAGAAGGTGGACCTAATGATATATTTATATTGAAACTAACTGGAGAATTGAATGTAGGATTAAATTACATACAACAATCAAAAGTCAAACTATACCCCAATCCAAATAGTGGTCAATTTAATATAGAAATATCTGAAGAAGTAGAAAATGCCCGATTCGAAGTAGTAAATAACCTGGGTAAGAAAGTTTATAAGGGTTTTCTAAATAAAACAGCTAGCACGATTAACCTACCAGGATTATCATCTGGAATTTATCATATTACAATAATACTAGATACAGGAAGAAAATTCTATACAAAATGTATTTTGGTAGATTAA
- a CDS encoding YkgJ family cysteine cluster protein — translation MDEFISNWKADSVKNEDENFDFLTALKMKNARRVDALAAEIHAEAFQKINCLDCANCCKTLGTLVTKADAIRISDFLEISTQEFHEIYLEKDEEGDLIIKTLPCSFLAEDNTCKIYSVRPKECKEYPHTHKKGFASRRFMHSQNTLTCPAVFYIVEKMKNIYRY, via the coding sequence ATGGATGAATTCATATCAAACTGGAAAGCCGATTCCGTCAAAAATGAGGATGAGAATTTCGATTTTTTGACCGCTTTAAAAATGAAAAATGCGCGAAGGGTAGATGCCCTGGCCGCTGAAATTCATGCTGAAGCATTTCAAAAGATCAATTGCCTGGATTGCGCAAATTGTTGTAAGACCTTAGGCACTTTGGTCACTAAAGCAGACGCGATCAGAATCTCTGATTTTTTGGAAATATCGACTCAGGAATTTCATGAGATTTATTTGGAAAAAGATGAAGAGGGCGATCTGATTATAAAAACCTTACCATGTTCGTTTTTGGCGGAAGATAATACGTGTAAAATCTATTCGGTTCGACCGAAAGAGTGTAAGGAATATCCTCATACCCATAAAAAGGGATTTGCCAGCAGAAGATTTATGCATAGCCAAAATACCCTTACCTGCCCTGCGGTATTCTACATTGTAGAGAAGATGAAAAACATATACAGATACTGA